In Macaca mulatta isolate MMU2019108-1 chromosome 16, T2T-MMU8v2.0, whole genome shotgun sequence, the sequence TTCTTTCTTCACCCCCACATCCCTAGACTATGCCTGGAGCACCGCCCCTTGTATCAGTCATGGAGCAGCTGAGCTGGAAGAGAACTTGGGGACATCTGATGAACCCTCCAACTGtgcagacagggaaactgagacccagagacaAGGAGGAACACTGGGTTAGCAGCAGGGCAGGGCTAGAACCCACGGTTCACTGGACTTCTGTTGGATAAGTCAGAAGGTGGGGTCTGGTCTGGAGAAGGCCTCGGGAGTGAAGCCCCCTTCCTCCTTGCTCAGACGCCCAGCCCAGTGCCTTGGCCTTTCCTCCAGGATCCCCTCGTGTGAGTAGGGGATGCTGGGGAGATGTGGGGAAGTGGTGCAGGATgggagaggctggaggaggtgcTGGGTCTGAAGGGGTAGGGGaaggggccgggggtgggggacaggaggATGGTGGAGACCTGACCCAGCTTTCACTCACCCACAAGCACAGAGACCAGGAGTCCACTGATCCGCTGCTCTTTGACCTCCTGGATCTGGGCTGCAGCCCCTGGGGTGCTGGCTTTGCCCATGACAGTGAGAGCGTTGGCATGGGTGACGGAACGCACAGTGGTGGCACTGAGCCAGGGCATCCCAAAGAGGGCAGCCACCCCGCCCATGCCCACTACCAGCAGCAGGTCCAGGTGGAAGCCGGAGCCCTTGACCATCTTGCGCTCGGGTTTGCTGACAATCAGCCTGCGGTAGGGGAAGGCGAGGGGTAAGCAGGGTTCTCCCCTGCCTCTTCCACCTACCCTTCCTTCTCCATATTTGGTGTCCTTGTAGCTCAGTTTTGTCTTTTGTGCCCCTCCCTCTCTGAGTTCCTTGCTCCCCTCCCTCCCGCCCCATCTTGAGAATCCAGACTCTTAAGAGCAGAAATGTCTTCACAACATTCAAGGCTGATTCCCAGGCAATGAAGCTTCAGCTTCAGGGAGCTTTGCTTGTACCCGCCTCTCCAAGATCCAGCACCTAACTTTATAGttgtcattttgcatttttttctttttctttctttttgtagagtcttgctctgtcacccaggctggagtgcagtggtgtgatcttggctcactgcaacctccgcctccagggttcaaatgattctcctgtttcagcctcccgaggtgctgggactacaggcgcgcaccaccacacccagctaatttttgtatttttagtagaaatggggtttcactatattagccaggctggtctcaaactactgacttTGTGATccccctgtcttggcctcccaaagtgctacgattatagatgtgagccacttcgcctagcgttttttttttttgtttgttttttgtttttttttttttagatgaagtttcactctcgttgcccaagttggagtgcaatggtgagatcttggctcactgcaacctctgcctcccgggttcaagcgattctcctgcctcagcctcccgagtagctgggattataggctcatgcctggctaatttttttgtatttttagtagaaacagggtttcaccgtgttagccaagctggtctcaaactcttgacctcaggtgatccgcccgcctcgacttcccaaagtgctgggattacaggcgtgagccactgtgccgggccacattttttttttttcttaaaaagagctCTCCAAATTATACAACCTCAGGTCCCACAAAACCTGGAACTTCCCCTGGCTTTTCACTATTCCTGCTAGTCGGGAGGGCCACACACCCACAGGGACTAGCTTGCAGTCCTGGGTCTCTTGCCTGCCTGGGAGAATGCCAGGGAAAGGtccctgccctccaccctccCAGGCCCAGCCCCCACCCTGTCTCTCACGTGGTGATCTGAGACTCCAGGAATATGAGGATGAAGACCAGCAGAGCAGGCAGGGCGGAGGCAAACATCATCCAGATGGGAAAGTGGGAACGCAAGCCCAGTGGGTGGATGATCCAGCCCCGGGCTGAGGAGTTGGACACCTTGAAGCCATCAGGCACTGAGAGTTTCTGCGGGAGGGGGTAGCAGGTAGGAATGCCAAGGGCAGGAGGATGGGGAagggtgggagcaggaggagccaGGGTCAGGTCCTGGGGGTCGGGCAGTTAGGTTGGCAGCACTCGGGAACTTACTTATATTGAGCACTTGTTCTGTACCTAATCATTACACTAACCCCTTTACATCCATCTGCTCATTCCCCACTTTATCgatgaggaaagagaatcagAGAGGTTATGTAGCTTGCCCCACATCACACAGCTATttgatggcagagctgggattcatgCCTAGATCTGCTTGACTCCAAAGAATACCTATTCCTACTGCTCTGGGTTAAGGAATGAAGGTAGAAACCTGGCCCAGCCCCTTGCTTTGGCCACAGGGGTCCTCTGGGGCTGTGAGAAGCACAAGGGACTCCCAGAGGAGGCATGGATGGGATAGAGGTAGTCCCAGCTGGCTTCAGGTTGGGGAAAGCTATTCTAGGGAAGGGGCATGCTAGGGGGTGGAAATGAGGACCTGGGGGGTATCATGGTctgaggggtgggaggaggggtcaCCTGGGTATAGGTTTCCTCAATGAAGAAATCCACCAGGACCATGATCAGGATGGAGATGGGGACCCCAAAGTCCCCGATGACCCGACGAAGCTGGGGACAGGTGAAAGGACCAGTGGTCAGTGCCCAATCACTCCCCACCTCCTGCCACCCTCCTGCCCTATATTCACCCAGGGGACCTACTCTTCCAGGGGATCCATCAGCATCTAATGCCCTGTCCTGCACCTCAGCTATGTctgcctcctttctttttccctcagCAGTTCTCAGGCTGGGCATGCCACAAAAGTGGGAGGAACTTCCCCTCAGTGAAACCCTAGGTAAGGATGGGGTCAGGGGAGGTTGGAATTGGGAATGGGAATCTGAAAAAGAAGGGAAGCTAAGGGCACTGGGGAATTTGGAGTCGGGGGCTTTGGGCTGGGATAGGGCAGTGTTGGTAAGGACAGGTGAGGAGGGTGTGCTGACCTTGCCAGGGAAGTAGGAGCTGTTCTTGAACTTTCGCAGCATCACGGCAAAGAAGAAAGTACCAGCCATGAGCACAAGGGAGAGGAGGGCTGTGTTGGGCAGGGGGCCCTGAGGTTTGGGCACCATCAACACATTGTGGTCATAAGTCTTCTGCAGTGGGTGGTCCTGGAAGATCTGCAGCAGAAAACCAAGGCATTCTTTTCCCTCCCAGCCTTGGCTTGGGCTGGAAAGTACCACCAGCTAACTCTACCCAGCACTACCATCCATGCATCCAGTCATCTATtaattcatcatccatccatttatccacccattcatcattcatccatccattattCATTGATCTTCCATTgattattcatccatccattcattatccatctacccatccatccacctacctatcatctatccatccacccatttatccatccattcatccatgcatccatccattatccatctattcatccatccatccatctatcttcTTCCTCAATTGACATGGAAACAGAGGATAAATGGGATTCTACAGCTTGGTTTTCAGGAATGAAGATGCCCAGGTTTGGGCAGGGAGGGCCATGGAAGGCAATGCATGTATGTGtgagcacacatgcacacccaggACCTGGGAGACATGAGAAGGCTAGAGGTCAGGAAACAAGGGTCAGGGAAGTTTCCAACAAGGGGTTAAAAGACCTGGACACAGAAAGACCCTCCATCCGACAGAACCAGGGGACAACACATAGGGCCCACCTTTCTTCCATATAAAATGCAGGTGCAGATGCAAGCAGAGCTTAAGATGACAGGAGgcaagccaaggtgggtgggcaCTCTATCCACAAGCCCTGCAGCTCTTGGGGACAAGCgcaggggagggagtgggggactTCAGAGGCTCCAGAGTCCCCCCTGTTCTCACTGTGCATGCACTTTCACATGCTCAGTGTCACGCCCATACTTACCCATTGCTCACATCATGTGTGGTCATGAACTGGACATGTGCACGCAGAGGCaccttctcatgcctcagcaaGAATGCTTGCCACAGGCAGCAGCAGGTGCCAGCACATACGTGGTCACAGTCAACACAGCTGCACAGTCCGCAGATGTGTGACTACACAGGCACAGACACATATATTGCCGCAGTCATATGCACAGTCACATGGTTGTGTACACAGGTGAAAGCAAAGCCACACAAATGCTGCACAGACACATGTGTGAGGACACAATggctcagtctttttttttttttgagacagagttttgctctgttgcccaggctggagtgcagtggcccaatttcggctcgctgcaacgtccacctcccgggttcaagcgattctcctgcctcagcctcccgagtagctgggattacaggtgcatgccaccacacctggctgatttttgtatttttaatagagatggggtttcactatgttggccaggctggtctcaaactcctgccctcgggtgatccacccacctcagcctcccaaagttctgggattataggcgtgaaccctCGCGCCCGGTCAGGGTCTCGGTCTTATACACAACCTCCCGTGTGCATTAATATCCCCATAGGCCCCCACCTTGATCAGCTTGGAGAAGGTCTCATAGATGAAGATGAGGGAGATGAGGAAGGAGAAGATCTCCTGGGTATAGCGGGAGATGAAGCGGACCAGGAAGCTACCCTCAAAggccaccaccagcaccaccagcaGGATGAGCCAGAAGCCGATCCACACACGGCCCACGATGTACTCTAGACCGTTGCTCTCACAGAACTGCAGGGTGGTCAGAAGAATTCGGTCAGACAAAGAGGGCCTTGGGGCAAGGCACCGTGCATCAGGCAGGTGGGGCGGGGGACATGACAGGGTCAGGTCAGTGGGGCAAGGACAGAGCTACCGAGAAGAAGGCTTCTTCAAACACCAGCAGGGGTCCTGAGAAGCCAACCACAAGCAGGGGCTGAGCCCCCAGGAGGGCGAAGAGAATGCCCTGCACTGCCGTGGAGATCAGCAGCTCCGACACTCCCATCTGGTTCCCGGTCTTTTCTCCTGTGGGTAGAGGTCACAGTGGGCTCAAGGTCAGATCATTTCCAGGGGCCCATAGAGCAAGTCATGGGCAGGCTGATGCAGGGGTCTGGAGGGTCAGAAAGAGTCAGAAGTTGGGGCTAAGACAGAGGCCAGAGGATCAGAGGCGAGAGTTAGGGAGACAGGTATTGGCACTGACCCAGGAGGCCACCGAATGTGATGGCGGGTGACAGGGCAGCAAAGTAGATGAAGATGACAGCAGCCAGGACCTGGGGGCTGAACGCATCTGTGATGTCACTCAGGTAATAGGGGTAGCGGCGCCGGATGTCACGCACCAGGCCCCCGAAAAGCTGGCCTGTCTGCTGCAGAGGATCGTCTGGGCCCCCGGGGCCCCCTAGGCCCCCATTTAAGTCTGTGGTGGAGGATAAGAGCATGGTCAGAAGGAGCAGCTGGAGGTGAGGGGAAAGGGGACTGGAGGGTGTAGGGGAGATTGTCTGATGGGAATGGGGTGGCCAAGAAGGCTGGGAAATGTGGGCATAGGGAGCAGTGAGAGGGGACATGTGATGGGAGACAGAGGCTACGCTGAGGTGTCTGGGAGTTGGTGGGGGCACAAAAAGCCTCGGCTGGGAAGGGCAGGTACCTAGGCCCTTGTAGAAGCTGGAGTCTGGCTTGGCAGGGCTGGGCTGGTAGCGTCTTCGAAGCAGCTCCCTCTGCACAGGTACCAGACTGAGCAGTGCCTGCTCGGAGGGGGCATCAGTGGGAGGCAGCACTAGGCTGCAGTCCAGGAAGCCCTTCAGGGAGCGCAGCAGCTCCTCTCGGCTCTGAGCCATGTAGGCATGTATACGGAACACCTAGGGGTAGGAGACAGGGTCAGGGCTGTCTGGACCTGCGGAGGGAAAGGACCCAGGAGTCTGAAGTCAGGGCCTCCAGGGACCAGAACCCCCTCAGGCAGCAGCTCCCATTGCAAGGAACTGCTTTTCCTGCCCACTCCCACCCCTTCTCTCTACTAAGAAAGGGCTCTGGGGAGACAGACATGGGCCCCGggtggggaaaggagaaggaactAAAGCTAACCTGGTGGGTTAAGCAGACTAGACGAAACTAGAGCTAACTAAGCCCGACCAAGCCAGACCTGACCAGGTGGAACCAGGTCAGAGCGGGCTGGACTAGACTAAGCCAGGCCAAAGCCAACCAGATGAGACCAGGCCAGAGCAGGCAGAGCTGGGCCAGACGGCACACACCCGACTGCCCCCGTCAGGTAGCACAGCAGCAGCTGGATTAGGCTGAATGGGTCAAACCAGTGAACCTAAAGTAACCCAGGCCAGGTTGGAGAGTGGGCCTCAGCCACCACCCAGCTCCCAGGCtcctccagcccagccctctCCAGCCCTTCCTCACCCTCTCTGACATGAGGGTGGCAGCGGCCCGGCCGAGCTGTGTGCAATCCATGTGGAGGTCGTCAGGTCCCAGCAATACAAAGAGGAAGCGCACAGGCACGGGCTGCTCCACTGCCTCCAGCTCCGCTGCCTCCTGCAGCCTCACGAAGCCCAGCACTGGCTGCTCCAGGAAGGCGGCTCGGCCTGTTAGGGGACCAGAAGATCAGGCCAGGCCGAGGAGCCCAGGGTGGGTGTGCTGAAGAGGTGGGGCTGCGGGGGTCCAGGCTGAGGGAAAGACAGGCTGAACCAGGACACAAGGGGTGTGGAGGGCTGAGGGTAGAGACGCCTGTTCTTACCTACTAGCACCAGCGTGGCCTCTGAATCCGGGGGAATCTTTTCCAGAATTCCAGATGGTGAGTGTCCTTCTGTGCCCCCATCTCCCTGTGGGAAGGAGGGTGGTGACAGGAGTCCTCGGGCCACTCTGACCGGAGAGACCTGAGCATCCaccctttcctccccttcccatTCTCACTTCCCACCATGTTCAGTTTGGGGGCTTCCCAACTCTCCTGGCACACCCCGGTTGCAGGAGTGCTTCTGGTCCCCTGCTTGTGGTGGGTTTTTCAGGACCCCTGCTGGCGTTTGAGGAAGCTCTCTCCGTGCCCCACCCTGGCCCTGACCATGTGACTGACGCACCTGCTCACAGAAGAGCTGTGTCTCCAGTGAGGAGTGTTGAGAGAGCAGAGGCTCCCCAGAGCGCGTCAGGACCGCAGGCTTCACACCCCCCAGGGCCTCCAGCTCTCCGGCATGGCTGCAGGGCGTACAGGGGACACGGGCTGAGTAAGCTGTTCAGGCCGAGCTATCAGTGGTGGGAGGGATCAAGGGCCAACATCAAGGGACTGGGGTAGACATCAAGGGTAGACATCTGGGACTTCTCAGACCAGACCAGAGAGACCCTGGGATGGAAGGAGAATCAGAGCCTCCTCTTCAAGTACCTTGTAGATGTAAGTGGGTGGCCTCTGGAATGACGAGGCAGGATCAAAAGAGTGGCTAGAGAAAAGGGCCTTGCAGGTCTGCCCTCCTGGGGACCAGCAGTCCCCAACTCTGAGCATAGGACATGGCCACCCCTTTCAAGGTGTCAGAGATGGGAGCCTTAGTGGAGGAAAGTGAGCCCTTGCCTGGTGAGGGTAGGGCCACCTGGATCCCTGGGGAGAACTTGGGGCAAGTGGGCTGGGGAAGTGGGCCCGCTGAATATGGAATCTAGGCCCTGGCAGGCAGGGGCACCTGTGTTTGAGCAGCAGGACCCGGAGCAGCTCCTCTCGGTCCTGAGGCCGGATCTGGTCCTCAAAGATAAACCTGTCTAGCAGTTGATTGGCCACTCCAGCCAGGGAGGTCTCTTGCAGGTCCAGGAGGACGGTACCTGGAGGCAGTGGAGGAGTGAGCTGGGAGGCTGGACCATAGCCCCACACAACAAGTCTCACCTGCAGGGGGCCCAGAAGGACCCAGGAGGCTCACCCTTGGTGAAGACTTTGTGCAACTGTAGAAGGCTCCAGAAGGTGAGGTGAGAGAGGTGCGGGCGGCCCCAGGCCCCGTTCTCCCCCAGGTTCTCCTCCAGTCGCACCCAGCGCGCCGCCTCCATCCATCTCAGTTCCTGGTTCTTTTCATCCATCACCAGCTCCTGTAGCTCCACATAGACCTGTGGCCCCATGTGCCTGAGTTAGTCCGTCAGGCATAGTCCAGGGCATAGTGGGTGCTCAGCCGCTCTCGAGAGAGGCTTGTGCTTGTGAGGCTTGGATCCCTGCGCTCAAGGGTCCGTAGATATGGCTTACACCATTCCCCTATCTCCCAACTTTCTGGCCAGGCTCTCACCCCATTTCAGAAGGCATTTGGAGAACCCTGACCCAAAGGGATGCTGGAGACGCCACTGGGGAGGGAAAGGAGTGGGAAGCGGAGGCCTGGCAGGCTGAGGCTAAAGGGGACTTTGGAGTCATTGGGTCAGTCTCCAGCCTCTAAGATTGTTCGTGGTTGTGCCTCAACATGTCCTTGGGGCCAGGTGGTTGCTCCAAGGGCCATAGCTGAGGGCCGGCCCAAATTCCTAACCAGCTAGACAATTGGGTGCTCAGTGGAGACCTGAGGGGCCTGGGCAGAGGAGAGCAAGTCTTTAATTCCGTGCTTCCCCAGTGAGGCCTGACAGCCCAGTCAGGGCCTGAGGGCCTGGGGACTCAGCCCTTGTCAATCAGGTTATCCCAGCCCAGGGTGCTCCTGGAAGGGGGCCCAGGCCTCCCTGTCAGTGGGGCATCCCTCCCACCTATTTCCTGGGACCATCACTCCTCTATTGGCTGCAGGGTCTCCCCTAGTCTGAAGCTGCCTCTATCCCCTTGCTCCTCTCTTCCCGGGTCAAATGGTGGACCCCAAAGGCAGCATGGGAGAGAACGGGGGAGGCTGGGGTCCTCACCTCGTGGGTACCCGGGCGCGATGTGGTGTGGTAGTCTGTGGCTGTCGCCTCGGTGTCGTGAGCTGAAAACCGGAGGTCGGTTAGTATCGACCTGCCCGTCCCCCACCTGAGGCTCTTCACGATCCACCATGAGCCTCAGAGACCCAGGCATGGGCGGATGCCCCCTCCTTCCCAATGCCCCTGGGCTGGGCCTCTGGTGCCCCATCCCACACTGGCCACTCAGCAGAATGGGGCTCCCCACACCTGTGCTGGGCCTAGCCTTAGGGTCCCCATCTGAGCCTTGTCGAGGACCCCTGGGACTCAGCCAGGAAGGCCTAGCCCCTCCACAGTGATGAAGTGAAGGGACCTTTCCAAGGTGACTGCAGAGCCCTGAGTGGCAATTTTCAGGATCCTCCTAGgacctcctccctccccttccacctctgaGGCCAGTCTCTTTTCCCACCTGCCTCAGTGAGCCCATCAGCATCAGTGCAGTGTCTCACTGAGCTCAGGCACCAGGGTGGGTCAGCCCCTTATATTCCcgcccctcccacccccagccctcatTTCCCAGAGGGGCCTCTTAACTTTAATCCCAATCTCCAGCACTTAAGTCCTGTTGACAGTAAACAGGCCCTGCTTGGGTCTCCCCACCTAAAACCTTGGACAGACCAGGGAAGGCAGGGTGGTTCCTGGTGTCTTTCCACCCAGGACGGTCCCCACAAGACCCTCATTTCTCAGGACCTCTTTCCCCAAGAACAAGCCCAGTTTCTTGCCTGGAATCTGGCATTGGATGGGCACAGATGGCATGTGGGCTCACGCCCTTGTCCTAAACGGGCTGCCCGCCCTTCTCACATTGCAGGAGCACTGGATGGGTGACTGCCCCTGCTCTCCCAGTCACCTCCTGTGATCATTTCAAACAAAACTCTGTTTATCCTTCAATCAGCCAGAATTGAGGGGAGAATGGCCCATGGGGCTTGGAAGGAGGACTGTGGAGAAGGGGAGAGGACAAGTGCCCCTCCTGTCCCTGTCTAGGGCTCccagcagagggagagagaggggctTACCTGCTGGTTCCTCCAGCTGGGGCTTGAGGACGCCTGGGTCTTCATATTCCTCCAGCTCCAGATTCTCCTCCAACACGTCTTCATAATCATCCTGTGGGAAGTGGCTATTGAGGCTGGGCTGTGAGGGGCTCTTCCACCCCCAACGAAAATAGGAGTCTAGGGCCGGGGTCCCCAGAGCCTCCAGGTGGGAGCGCTGCTGATGCCAGGGAACACCCACCTGCAGCTCCTCCATGGCGTGGTCCTGAGTGTCCAGTTGTCCACAGTGATCCGAGCCCCCAGCATAACCCGCACCGCGGGTCCCTGCAGCAGAGGGCACAGGCTGAGTGGGGCACAGGGCATCCCAGGATCTCCTGGTCTTCCTCCAGAGGAGGCCACATGTTGGTGGAGGGGATCCACGTGTTGGAGGTGGTAGGGTCAGAGGAAGGAAGTGTGGACAagctggatttacaggtgtgagggTAGGTGAGCAGGGGCCAGGAGAGAGGGGCAGTGCAGGGAAGAGGTAAGTCTGGCTGGCACCAGTGAACGATGTTTGGGGAAGATGGGCAGGTGACCCTCAGGTCCATCTCCCTCCTTCATTCTCTAGTCTTCACGTGGCTTCTTTTCTTACCCATCCCTGGGACTCAGCCAATGCCAGGGGACATGCCGGTCCCTTCTTCAGGGGGCTTAGCTCCCCTGAGGGGCTCTAAACACATGCTCTTCTCTCAGAAATAGCTGCTGCTCACTGGGCATGGGCTGCAGCATCCTTGGGAGTGGTCCGCAGGTCTGGACGATGTGGTCCTGCTTCTTTCCCTGACCCTATCTTGCACTCcgtctctcttgctctctccccACCTAGCCTATTGGCCTCCTGTGGTTCCTAGAACTCACTAAGCCCTTTCCTgtcccagggcctttgcacatccAGCTGTCCATATCCCGGACACCCTCCCCACAACACTTCAGCCCTTCTCAcatctcagctcaaatgtctcCTCTTCAGAGGCCCTCCCTGACCACCACCTTGACCCAatctgtcactctgtcacctttttttttttttttttgagacagagtctcgctctgttgctcaggctggaatgcactggcgtgatcttggctcactgcaagctctgcctcctgggttcatgcctttctcctgcctcagcctcccaagtagctggggctacaggcacccgccaccatgcccggttaatttttttgtatttttagtagagatggggtttcaccatgttagccaggatggtcttgatctcctgacctcgtgatcagcccgcctcggcctcccaaagtgctgggattacaggtgtgagccacggcgtcTGGCCCCCAATCTGTCATCTTctggtttcttttccttccttccttccttccttccttccttccttccttccttccttccttccttccttccttctttccttccttccttccttccttccttccttccttccttccttccttccttccttccttccttccttccttccttccttctttccttcctccctccctccctccctccttcctttctctctgtctctctctcttttcttttttgagacagagtctcactgtcacccaggcttagagtgcagtgctatgatcatagttcactgcaaccttaaactcctgggcccaggggATCCTCCTGActccacctcccgagtaactggaattataggcatgccacagtgcccagctaattaaaaaaaaaattgtgtgtaaaacagggtctcactatctcAGTCTGGGCTGctgatttctttcctcttttttatttttttgagagcgGGTCTccccctgttacccaggctggaattcagtggcatgattatagctcacagcagcctcaaactcctggacttaagtgatcctcccacctcagtcaccagagtagctgggaccacaggcacacaccaccatcctgactaatttttaaatggtttattggttgggcgtggtgggtcacacctgtaatcctaacattttgggaggctgaggtgggcagattgcttgagctcaggagtctgagaccaattgggcaacatagtgaaaccacgtgtctacaaatatacaaaaattagctgagtgtggtgatgcatacctgtactcccagctacttgagaggctgaggtgggaggattgcctaagcctgggaggcagaggttgcagtgagccgagatggcactactgcactccagcctagatgacagagtgagagtctctcagaagaaaaacaaaacaaaacaaaacaaaacaaaaaaaccaatgcATGGTTTCTTGATTGATTTGTGTTCATAGTGTCTGACAATGCTTTTGGAAGGGAAGCCACCTGAGTGCAAAGACCCTGTATGTCTCAATCCCTACAAAATTCCCTGCTCCTAGCAGAGTGGCtgtcacatagtaggtgctcaataaacatttatcgAATGCCCGTAAGAATGGCTCCCCATTGCAGGGTTGGGGCTCTGGGACTGGGGAGCCAGGATGACTAGGTCCCAGGCAAGAGGCCTCCGAGCTcggggtctcagttttctcagttgTGTCCCTAGCAGAGAGAAAGGTGTGCCCTCCCCAGGAATGTGAGGGCAGGTCCAAGGGGAAGACAGGGGGCACCTAAGGTGGCCCCAGACTGGGTGTGGAGGGGACTCCTTTCCCCCCTCACCCACTACAGCACAAGGCATTGTGGTGACAGGGAATTGGGTCAGTTCAACAAAGTTTCCCAGTCCGTGCCTGGCATTGTGCTGAGCactgggggctggtgggagggagTGCTGAGCactgggggctggtgggagggagTGCTGAGCactgggggctggtgggagggagTGCTGAGCactgggggctggtgggagggagTGCTGAGCactgggggctggtgggagggagTGCTGAGCactgggggctggtgggagggagTGCTGAGCactgggggctggtgggagggagTGCTGA encodes:
- the SLC4A1 gene encoding band 3 anion transport protein isoform X4 produces the protein MDEKNQELRWMEAARWVRLEENLGENGAWGRPHLSHLTFWSLLQLHKVFTKGTVLLDLQETSLAGVANQLLDRFIFEDQIRPQDREELLRVLLLKHSHAGELEALGGVKPAVLTRSGEPLLSQHSSLETQLFCEQGDGGTEGHSPSGILEKIPPDSEATLVLVGRAAFLEQPVLGFVRLQEAAELEAVEQPVPVRFLFVLLGPDDLHMDCTQLGRAAATLMSERVFRIHAYMAQSREELLRSLKGFLDCSLVLPPTDAPSEQALLSLVPVQRELLRRRYQPSPAKPDSSFYKGLDLNGGLGGPGGPDDPLQQTGQLFGGLVRDIRRRYPYYLSDITDAFSPQVLAAVIFIYFAALSPAITFGGLLGEKTGNQMGVSELLISTAVQGILFALLGAQPLLVVGFSGPLLVFEEAFFSFCESNGLEYIVGRVWIGFWLILLVVLVVAFEGSFLVRFISRYTQEIFSFLISLIFIYETFSKLIKIFQDHPLQKTYDHNVLMVPKPQGPLPNTALLSLVLMAGTFFFAVMLRKFKNSSYFPGKLRRVIGDFGVPISILIMVLVDFFIEETYTQKLSVPDGFKVSNSSARGWIIHPLGLRSHFPIWMMFASALPALLVFILIFLESQITTLIVSKPERKMVKGSGFHLDLLLVVGMGGVAALFGMPWLSATTVRSVTHANALTVMGKASTPGAAAQIQEVKEQRISGLLVSVLVGLSILMEPILSRIPLAVLFGIFLYMGVTSLSGIQLFDRILLLLKPPKYHPDVPYVKRVKTWRMHLFTGIQIICLAVLWVVKSTPASLALPFVLILTVPLRRVLLPLIFRNLELQCLDADDAKATFDEEEGRDVYDEVAMPV